The genomic interval CCTGAATCATCGCCGCTTGCGCAGGAAATTAAGGCAAAGGTCATCGCGTGTTTTGGCGACAATATTACAACTGACGACATTATGCCGGCAGGAGCAAAAATACTACCTTTAAGAAGCAATATTCCTGAAATATCAAAATACGTATTTACAAAACTTGACCCTAAGTTCCACGATAAAGCGCTTGCCAATAAACCGGGAGTCGTGACAGGCGGGGAGAATTACGGCCAGGGAAGCTCCCGCGAACACGCGGCACTTGCGCCCATGTATCTTGGCATAAAGGCGGTTATTGTAAAATCTTTTGCCCGCATTCACAAGGCAAACCTGATAAATTTTGGAATACTTCCGCTTATATTTAAAAACGCGGCGGATTATGATAAATGCAAAGAAGGCGTTTCAATCACCCTTGAAAATACCGCATCCGCGCTTAAAGAAGGCAAAGACATAACAGCCGCGCTTGGTTCGGGAGAAAAAATCACGCTTACTTATAACCTTTCAGAACGCGACCGCGAAATTCTTCTTGCCGGCGGAACGATTGATTATATTAAAAGACAGATTAAATAAGGACGCTTGGATGCTTAGAGGCTTGGAGGTTTGGTAAAACTAAACCGTAAAAACAAGCAGTTCAGAAGTTTAGCGGCTCGGTAAAAGTTAACGGGAAAGTTTATAGGTTTGGTAGCTGCTCCCTTCAGGGTGCGTTGTTTTGATTTTTTGCTGTCCCTGCTTCTTTCGCTCATAAACTCGCTTCATCGCATGGATCTACGCTCGCAGGCTTGCTTCGACCGCACCTTAAAAGGTGCGCCTACCAAGACAAAACCTGACTGATTATTTTATTTTTGGGATAACGTTTTTTGGATTATGCCTTTACCAAGCATCCAAGCCTCTAAGCATCCAAGCCTCTGCTATTATTTATGGGATAAGTTTTCAGTCTTTATACATCACTTCATACATCGTATAAAGCTTGTGTTTTTTTCTGGAGGTTTCCACGCAGACTTTTATATCCTTCTTTTTTTTCACTTCAAGCAGTACCTCTATAACTCCGGCAAAATGTTCCGCGGCGGCGCCCTGAGTCCCGTCAAGGCCAAGAATGGAATAAACCCAGTGCCCTTTATCCCGCTTGATTGCTTTCACATCAACTATCCTGTAATGTGAATGAAGGTTAGGTATAAGAAATTTATCAGCCAGAAACGGTTCCGGCATGATTCTGACAAACAGCCCCGTTAATCCCGAAAACCACTTTTTTGTGTCGTATTTTGAATATTCCCTGCAGCCTGAAATATCGCCTTCATAAAACATTTCGCACATTTTAAGGGATGGTTTCACAAAATAGTCATCCGAATCATACCATTCAGAATTAAATTTTCCCAGGGAATACAATTCCGAAGCTGTTTTTGGAATTTTCTTCAGCCATGCCTGAAAATTTTCTTCTCCGAAATTTTTTCTGATAAATTCCGGAAGTAAAATCATCATATTTCTGTTAACTTCCATTAGCACCGCCCCGTTTGTTTCTATTGTAATAATTATACCCTAAAAACAATCATTTCAAGAGATATTTTTTACCACTCCTTGAAAATCACAAAAACAGCCAGTACAATAAGCGCGAATCCCGCCGCATGGTTCCATCTCATGGGTTCTTTTAAATAGAAAATCGAAAATACCGCAAAGACAATTAATGTTATTACCTCCTGGATAGTTTTAAGTTCGGTCGCGGAAAACTGCCCGTGCCCTATCCTGTTTGCGGGCACCTGAAAACAGTACTCCACAAATGCTATTATCCAGCTTATAAGAATAACCTTAAAAAGCGGGTGGTCTTTAAATTTAAGGTGCCCATACCAGGCAAAGGTCATAAATATATTGGAAATTACAAGAAGCAGTACGGTTTTCATTTTTTTGATTCTTCCTCTTCTTCAAGTTCTTTTGGCGCGGTAACAGCGGCAGGGGCTGGCTCTAAAACCGTTTTATCAAACCCCTCTTCTGACGCGCCCTGTATATCGGCTGATTCAATCTCTTTTTGGGCTTCGGCCGCGTCAATATCTTCCCATGAGACAATTTCATCTTCAGCGGCGGTTGAAACTGCCGGCTGATATCCGGAATTATCGCCTGTCGGCAGGTTCTGCGTTTCAAGCACCGCTTCTTCGGCTGCAGTATCATACCCGGACCGGAATTCAAAGAGCGCGCAGGAAGGTAAAAAAGAAAATACGGCTGCTATAAATATCAGAAATAATAAACTTCTATTTTTCACCGACTTAATAACCCGCCATTTAGCAGTTTATATTTATTGTCTGCTTTATTTTATTATTATCTGTTCGCGTTCCGGCCCCACTGAAACTATGGACACTTTAACACCGGTGTAATCTTCTATGAACTTTATATATTTTTTTACGGCTGCCGGCATCTGTGAATATTTCTTTATTTTTGTCAGATCACAGTTCCACCCTTCAAGTGTTTTATATACGGGTTTTGCGGAATAAAGTTCTTCGCCGTCAGCCACAAAAGATTTTGTTTTTTTGCCCTTAACCAGATACTCTGTGCATACCTTAATTTCATCAAATATGGACAGGACATCAATCTTTGTAAGTATTATATCCGTAAGCCCGTTTAAATCGCAGA from Candidatus Goldiibacteriota bacterium carries:
- a CDS encoding DMT family protein, with amino-acid sequence MKTVLLLVISNIFMTFAWYGHLKFKDHPLFKVILISWIIAFVEYCFQVPANRIGHGQFSATELKTIQEVITLIVFAVFSIFYLKEPMRWNHAAGFALIVLAVFVIFKEW